The Ascaphus truei isolate aAscTru1 chromosome 3, aAscTru1.hap1, whole genome shotgun sequence genome includes a region encoding these proteins:
- the LOC142491302 gene encoding indolethylamine N-methyltransferase-like — translation MDPSLHKHYHDEEYDPGLVTEIYFSETSVKAADLQDFVIRTLYKIFSSGEVTGKTLMDITSSPCVHHLLPACEIFKEIIVVESNESVKKDFEKWLNKEPGAFDWSHTSKLLCELEGKSVMWQEKEEQLRKAIKRILICDFTKENPLHPVILPPVDCLLCCAYLEAVSKDLDAYRSNLKKVSSLIKVGGHLVLFLFISMSYYIIGEHKFYYLKCDEECVRKALTDTGFVIKSVYLQNCNNNPDLMDYEQVGFFWAQKVGEV, via the exons ATGGACCCCAGTCTCCATAAACACTACCATGATGAAGAATATGATCCAGGATTGGTAACAGAAATATATTTTTCAGAAACAAGTGTTAAAGCAGCGGACTTGCAAGACTTTGTTATAAGAACATTATATAAAATATTCAGTTCAG GTGAAGTGACAGGAAAAACATTAATGGATATCACCAGTAGTCCATGTGTACATCACCTCTTGCCGGCCTGTGAGATCTTTAAGGAGATCATTGTGGTAGAATCCAATGAAAGTGTCAAGAAAGATTTTGAAAAGTGGCTCAATAAGGAGCCAGGCGCCTTTGATTGGTCTCACACTTCCAAATTACTTTGTGAGTTGGAAGGTAAAAG tgTGATGTGGCAGGAAAAGGAAGAACAATTAAGAAAAGCAATCAAGCGGATTCTAATATGTGACTTCACCAAAGAAAACCCTCTACACCCAGTCATTCTACCACCGGTGGATTGTCTCTTATGCTGCGCCTACTTGGAGGCTGTGAGCAAAGATCTTGATGCTTATCGCAGTAACCTGAAGAAAGTTTCTTCCCTGATAAAAGTTGGAGGGCATCTGGTACTATTTCTGTTCATTTCTATGTCTTATTACATAATTGGTGAGCACAAGTTTTATTATTTGAAATGTGATGAAGAATGTGTAAGAAAAGCACTTACTGATACAGGGTTTGTTATTAAAAGTGTTTACCTTCAGAACTGTAACAATAACCCAGATTTGATGGATTATGAGCAGGTAGGATTTTTTTGGGCTCAAAAAGTTGGTGAGGTTTAA